A single Fusobacterium hominis DNA region contains:
- a CDS encoding extracellular solute-binding protein, whose amino-acid sequence MKNKNILSTIFGCIACATIINAQGEYQITPKPTEVTILAIQNGKVFDENWSVFQEAFKDTNIKLKGVGSKNQTDEIQAFNLAVASGDLPDIISLAYPDKLEDLGMQGGMIPLNELIDKHAPNIKAFFDKYPRYKKDAVAADGNIYFIPDYYDWYAMKAAQGLYIRKDWLNKLNLPVPNTMEEYYNTLKAFKTQDPNGNGLADEVPYFERSSEFAEKELLGLFGAEIGFYVDGDTVKFGPTQPRFKEAMKEIIKWYKEGLIDQEIFTRGFQSRDYMLRNNLGGSTFDWFSSTTSYNNDADLKAKVKDFEFVAIAPPLYQGKRYAPDARTTYLGGWGITATAKDPVAIIKYFDYWFSEKGYEISNWGIEGDTFKRDKDGNKYFTDKVMKANNKTPLQVLRDEGVQFRIGGAQDYQYEKAWGDPQASEWMEWYTKEGFIVDPMPTLKYTVEESKKIQKIKTQLDMTVKEMCQKWILGAEDFDATYDQFIKRLNNLGLDEAVKINQQAYDRFMKS is encoded by the coding sequence ATGAAGAACAAAAATATATTATCAACAATATTTGGATGTATAGCTTGTGCTACTATTATAAATGCACAAGGGGAGTATCAGATAACACCAAAACCAACAGAAGTAACGATCTTAGCAATCCAAAATGGTAAAGTATTTGACGAAAATTGGTCTGTATTTCAGGAAGCATTTAAGGATACGAATATAAAATTAAAAGGTGTAGGTTCGAAAAATCAAACTGATGAAATACAAGCATTTAACTTAGCTGTGGCATCAGGTGACTTACCAGATATAATTTCATTAGCTTATCCTGATAAATTAGAAGATTTAGGAATGCAAGGTGGAATGATTCCGCTAAATGAACTAATAGATAAACATGCACCTAATATAAAAGCATTTTTTGATAAATATCCAAGATATAAAAAAGATGCAGTAGCAGCAGATGGAAATATCTATTTTATTCCAGACTATTACGATTGGTATGCAATGAAAGCAGCACAAGGATTATATATTAGAAAAGATTGGCTAAATAAATTAAATTTACCTGTTCCAAATACAATGGAAGAATATTACAACACATTAAAAGCTTTTAAAACTCAAGATCCAAATGGAAATGGTCTTGCTGATGAAGTGCCTTATTTTGAAAGAAGTTCTGAATTTGCAGAAAAAGAATTGTTAGGACTTTTTGGTGCAGAAATAGGATTTTATGTAGATGGAGATACGGTTAAATTTGGACCGACACAACCAAGATTTAAAGAAGCTATGAAAGAAATTATTAAATGGTATAAAGAGGGGCTTATAGATCAAGAAATTTTTACAAGAGGATTCCAATCAAGAGACTACATGTTGAGAAATAACTTAGGAGGATCTACATTCGACTGGTTTAGTAGTACAACTTCATATAATAATGATGCTGACTTAAAAGCTAAAGTAAAAGATTTTGAATTTGTTGCAATTGCACCTCCTCTATATCAAGGAAAACGTTATGCACCAGATGCAAGAACAACATATTTAGGTGGTTGGGGAATAACTGCTACAGCAAAAGATCCAGTTGCTATTATTAAATATTTCGATTATTGGTTCTCAGAAAAAGGATATGAAATTTCAAACTGGGGAATAGAAGGAGATACTTTTAAAAGAGATAAAGATGGAAATAAATATTTTACAGATAAAGTAATGAAAGCTAATAATAAAACTCCTTTACAAGTTTTAAGAGATGAAGGAGTACAATTTAGAATAGGTGGAGCTCAAGATTATCAATATGAAAAAGCTTGGGGAGATCCACAAGCAAGTGAATGGATGGAGTGGTATACAAAAGAAGGATTTATTGTTGATCCTATGCCAACACTTAAGTATACAGTAGAAGAAAGTAAAAAAATACAAAAAATTAAAACACAGTTAGATATGACAGTAAAAGAGATGTGTCAAAAATGGATTTTAGGAGCAGAAGACTTTGATGCTACATATGATCAATTTATTAAGAGACTAAATAATTTAGGATTAGACGAAGCAGTTAAAATAAATCAACAAGCATATGATAGATTTATGAAAAGTTAG
- a CDS encoding response regulator transcription factor translates to MLKKRKIYINTKLIMILVILSFFFASYRSEKIIKETQKKQVVKAERNYQNIENKLNILNMVIYKLKTTDIFRMYFFESLSEAEKRYLKIKLYDQVKKTNTIHGNIGFSLNVGSIDENIIFSTQGTVDKFVYFKEEGLPTNLEDFKKYILVKKDRIIVYLKTEEMRGMTPIYWIISLTKDNFLSEIKFNLEDWYIQSGDEYINLKNERNILTQRKISKLKNKITDFFMPYFYGNLIYLEPRIDTFGIFIYEFTKVIGILTLLYLVIVGIKYFIFAPIKSLAMKFGYSGKNIKKEVEYIESKLDEISLTNKNLEYKINDMKVYQKEKKIKDYLLGITDRENLDKIKDESPIFSLASYRVIILEIFDAESVENIHDKFKITEEFFLKYFSSEILCEIINIDYKSIAIIVEDKLEDSELEEVMNCLEKHCERNFDLTFTIAITDVYTNIKDLSKAYREAKKILNYKFAFKQERVIFQKSIQQNNMKKYYYPIELEAKLINKTLNSSETTIRRVLDEIFEINGVNDIDKIEIKEFSGLLYNTLSRILLQVKEVNEEVELDGFNIKEMLDVDDFNQLKEVFEKKILEISKVMKTKDTNDNSDIKTKIDIYLEENYMIDISLENLADHLGHSFKYTSILFKKVMGDNFKNYLNVYRINKAKKLMEENTELKIKELAEIVGYNSSNTFIRIFKKYEGVSPGKMNSQLLREDE, encoded by the coding sequence ATGCTTAAAAAAAGAAAGATTTATATTAATACTAAATTGATAATGATATTGGTTATTTTATCGTTTTTTTTTGCAAGTTATAGAAGCGAAAAAATAATAAAAGAAACACAAAAAAAACAAGTAGTAAAAGCTGAAAGAAATTATCAAAATATTGAAAATAAATTAAATATTTTGAATATGGTAATTTATAAATTGAAAACAACAGATATATTTAGAATGTATTTTTTTGAATCTTTAAGTGAGGCAGAAAAAAGATACTTGAAAATTAAATTATATGATCAAGTAAAAAAGACTAATACAATTCATGGAAATATAGGATTTTCTTTAAATGTTGGATCTATAGATGAAAATATTATATTTTCAACTCAAGGAACTGTAGACAAATTTGTATATTTTAAAGAAGAGGGATTACCTACAAACTTAGAAGATTTTAAAAAATATATTTTAGTCAAAAAAGATAGAATAATAGTTTATTTAAAAACAGAAGAAATGAGAGGAATGACTCCTATTTATTGGATAATTTCTTTAACGAAAGATAATTTTTTATCAGAAATAAAATTTAATTTAGAAGATTGGTATATTCAATCGGGCGATGAATATATAAATCTTAAAAATGAAAGAAACATTTTAACTCAAAGGAAAATATCTAAGTTAAAAAATAAAATAACTGATTTTTTCATGCCATATTTTTATGGAAACTTAATTTATCTAGAACCGCGTATAGATACTTTTGGTATTTTTATATATGAATTTACTAAGGTTATAGGAATTTTAACACTTTTATACTTAGTAATTGTTGGAATAAAGTATTTTATATTTGCACCAATAAAATCATTGGCAATGAAATTTGGATATTCTGGAAAAAATATAAAAAAAGAAGTTGAATATATAGAAAGTAAGTTAGATGAGATAAGTCTAACAAATAAAAATTTAGAATATAAAATTAATGATATGAAAGTATATCAAAAAGAAAAGAAAATAAAAGATTACTTACTAGGAATAACTGATAGGGAAAATCTTGATAAAATAAAAGATGAAAGTCCTATATTTAGTTTGGCATCATACAGGGTAATAATATTAGAAATATTTGATGCTGAATCAGTTGAAAATATACATGATAAATTTAAAATAACGGAAGAGTTTTTCTTAAAATATTTTTCAAGTGAGATTTTATGTGAGATTATTAATATTGACTATAAGAGTATAGCTATTATAGTAGAAGATAAATTAGAAGATAGTGAATTAGAAGAAGTTATGAATTGCTTAGAAAAACATTGTGAAAGAAATTTTGATTTGACTTTTACAATAGCAATTACAGATGTATATACAAATATTAAAGATTTATCTAAGGCATACAGAGAAGCTAAAAAAATATTGAATTATAAATTTGCATTTAAGCAAGAAAGAGTAATTTTCCAAAAAAGTATTCAACAAAATAATATGAAAAAATATTACTATCCTATTGAATTAGAAGCAAAACTTATAAACAAAACATTAAATTCTAGTGAAACTACAATACGTCGAGTTTTAGATGAAATTTTTGAAATAAACGGTGTAAATGATATTGATAAAATAGAAATAAAAGAATTTAGTGGATTGTTATATAATACTTTGAGTAGAATTTTGCTTCAGGTAAAAGAAGTGAACGAAGAGGTAGAATTAGATGGATTTAATATTAAAGAAATGTTAGATGTAGATGATTTTAACCAGTTAAAAGAAGTGTTTGAAAAGAAAATATTAGAAATATCTAAAGTTATGAAGACAAAAGATACAAATGATAATTCTGATATAAAAACTAAAATAGATATCTATTTAGAAGAAAATTATATGATAGATATTTCATTAGAAAATTTAGCAGATCATTTAGGACATTCCTTTAAATATACAAGTATATTATTTAAAAAAGTTATGGGTGATAATTTTAAAAACTATTTAAATGTTTATAGAATCAATAAAGCCAAAAAACTTATGGAAGAAAATACAGAATTAAAGATAAAAGAATTAGCTGAAATAGTTGGATATAATAGTTCTAATACATTTATTAGAATTTTTAAGAAATATGAAGGTGTTTCACCTGGAAAAATGAACTCACAACTTTTAAGAGAGGATGAGTAA
- a CDS encoding chondroitinase family polysaccharide lyase produces MLKKFKNLQKILFLWSICATSSFGIYQFENGIPENFTTSNTSKLILENNIVKDGKQSLKWQFKKGDKLNIKKDIDYKPFVKKQKEKSRVSYAMWIYNKTPINDKLKVEFKKDNNVKSFFEVNLNFVGWRTMWVQFDRDMQGTPEVGMNNIEFTAPNVDGEIIIDQIIPTILIDPRHNARDEQVNFINIDADNAPNAHWMALYKNYNQIKSNDTVASITTNQIEGLKTIENKLLKDILKNVAVNDQIIAEKNKQLSLYKQMFLTTPQVVEVYDKQLKKENLEKMNFLQLQDFGIFMRELAYMYNSTDNPTYQKQIYDMFIDGLNYMYSQGWTKGSSQGTIHHLGYTIRELYQSILLMKQPLLKNQQLQKAKDMVSWYSALGIIYTPDNEIKGVNIDVLNTMLPGILTAIMLNENPSVAAKQLEVFNHYLTTGIMYCPGLVGGFKDDGSVFHHMQNYPAYAKGAFEGLTPIIYYIGNTPFALDENAFNKVKKSLLMMRIYSNKYNWLLTLSGRHPNGKFKIPVDSFGYAAFGLKNGIDKDLAQAYLRLATKSKFKEISDNYKAENSPNGSWTMNMGSLQLHRRDNWLVGAKGFSRYLVGNETYKKNNLFGRYMSYGTVEILQGSLEKSGFVQEGWDWNHYPGTTAISLPFDKLKSSIAQVDVFSGVEEMLLSDETYSGGNSLNNNGMFAMKLHENPKYNGSHRARKSVFFFDNKVVLIGTNIINNDKQNETHTTLFQNFLPNKTIKAESKSINNPTVIVDSQNNMYKIKEGNIVYKKGMQNSLDQNVGTPTKNNYELAYINHGTSPENESYEYSILIKGNKKQQEEFKNNNYYNVVQKDYNAHIVEDNISKMRGYALFEPISLKDKYINKVDTPSMVLLQPQKDKIELSFVDPDLRLYEGIDFTQYTKDGAMKEVSIYSRPWNKNDSIAHTSTLIINGKYKVNPNENVKVEYENNNTVLKITTKYATPVKITLSK; encoded by the coding sequence ATGTTAAAAAAATTTAAGAATTTACAAAAAATTCTATTTCTTTGGTCTATATGTGCAACTTCTAGTTTCGGCATCTACCAATTTGAAAATGGAATTCCTGAAAATTTTACAACTAGTAACACTTCAAAACTTATTCTAGAAAATAATATAGTTAAAGATGGAAAACAATCTTTAAAATGGCAATTTAAAAAAGGCGATAAGCTAAATATAAAAAAAGATATTGACTATAAGCCTTTTGTAAAAAAACAAAAAGAAAAATCAAGAGTAAGTTATGCTATGTGGATTTATAATAAAACACCAATCAATGATAAACTTAAAGTTGAATTCAAAAAAGATAACAACGTAAAATCATTTTTTGAAGTAAATTTAAACTTCGTTGGTTGGAGAACTATGTGGGTTCAATTTGATAGAGATATGCAAGGAACTCCTGAAGTAGGTATGAACAACATTGAATTTACTGCTCCAAATGTAGATGGAGAAATCATTATCGATCAAATAATCCCTACTATTTTAATAGATCCTAGACACAATGCAAGAGATGAACAAGTTAATTTTATAAATATCGATGCTGATAATGCTCCTAATGCTCATTGGATGGCACTTTATAAAAACTATAATCAAATTAAAAGTAATGATACTGTAGCTTCGATTACAACAAACCAAATAGAAGGACTCAAAACAATTGAAAATAAATTATTAAAAGACATTTTAAAAAATGTTGCAGTTAATGATCAAATTATAGCAGAAAAAAATAAACAACTTTCATTGTACAAACAAATGTTTTTAACTACACCTCAAGTAGTTGAAGTATATGATAAACAGCTTAAAAAAGAAAATTTAGAAAAAATGAATTTCCTTCAACTTCAAGACTTTGGAATATTTATGAGAGAATTAGCATATATGTATAATTCTACTGATAACCCAACATATCAAAAGCAAATCTATGATATGTTCATAGACGGATTAAACTATATGTATAGCCAAGGATGGACTAAGGGAAGCTCTCAAGGTACTATTCACCACTTAGGATATACTATCCGTGAATTGTATCAAAGTATTCTTCTTATGAAACAACCTCTACTTAAAAATCAACAATTACAAAAAGCAAAAGATATGGTCTCTTGGTATAGTGCGTTAGGAATTATTTACACTCCAGATAATGAAATAAAAGGTGTAAATATAGATGTATTAAATACTATGCTTCCTGGTATTTTAACTGCTATCATGCTAAACGAAAATCCTTCAGTGGCAGCTAAACAACTTGAAGTTTTTAATCACTATTTAACAACAGGTATTATGTATTGTCCTGGACTTGTTGGTGGTTTTAAAGATGATGGTTCAGTATTCCATCATATGCAAAACTATCCTGCATATGCAAAAGGTGCCTTTGAAGGCTTAACACCTATAATTTACTATATAGGTAATACCCCTTTTGCTCTTGATGAAAATGCTTTTAATAAAGTAAAAAAATCATTATTAATGATGCGTATTTACTCAAATAAATATAATTGGCTTTTAACTCTTAGTGGACGTCATCCAAATGGCAAATTTAAAATCCCTGTAGATTCATTTGGATATGCAGCTTTTGGTTTAAAAAATGGGATAGATAAAGATCTTGCTCAAGCTTATTTAAGACTTGCAACAAAATCAAAATTTAAAGAAATATCTGATAATTATAAAGCGGAAAATAGTCCAAATGGATCATGGACTATGAATATGGGATCTCTTCAATTACATAGAAGAGATAATTGGCTTGTTGGAGCAAAAGGATTTAGTAGATATCTAGTTGGAAACGAGACTTATAAGAAAAATAATCTTTTTGGTAGATATATGAGTTATGGTACTGTTGAAATTTTACAAGGCTCTTTAGAAAAAAGTGGTTTTGTCCAAGAAGGTTGGGATTGGAATCATTATCCTGGAACTACTGCTATATCTTTACCTTTTGATAAGTTAAAGTCATCTATTGCTCAAGTTGACGTATTTAGTGGGGTAGAAGAAATGCTTTTATCTGATGAAACATACTCTGGAGGAAATTCTTTAAATAATAACGGTATGTTTGCTATGAAACTACATGAAAATCCTAAGTATAATGGATCACATAGAGCTAGAAAATCTGTATTCTTCTTTGATAACAAAGTTGTTTTAATTGGTACAAACATTATAAATAATGATAAACAAAATGAAACTCATACTACACTTTTCCAAAACTTTTTACCTAATAAAACAATAAAAGCAGAAAGTAAGTCAATTAATAACCCTACAGTTATTGTAGATTCTCAAAATAATATGTATAAAATTAAAGAAGGAAATATTGTATATAAAAAAGGAATGCAAAATTCTTTAGATCAAAATGTAGGAACTCCTACTAAAAACAATTATGAATTGGCGTATATAAATCATGGAACTTCACCAGAAAATGAAAGTTACGAATATTCCATATTAATAAAAGGAAATAAAAAACAACAGGAAGAGTTTAAAAATAACAACTACTATAATGTTGTTCAAAAAGACTATAATGCACATATTGTAGAAGATAATATCTCAAAAATGAGAGGATATGCACTTTTTGAACCTATATCATTAAAAGATAAATATATAAATAAAGTAGATACTCCATCTATGGTTCTTCTTCAACCTCAAAAAGATAAAATTGAATTGAGTTTTGTAGATCCAGATCTTAGATTATATGAAGGAATAGATTTTACTCAATATACAAAAGATGGAGCTATGAAAGAAGTTAGTATTTATTCTAGACCTTGGAATAAAAATGACTCTATTGCACATACATCTACTCTGATAATAAATGGTAAATATAAAGTAAATCCTAATGAAAATGTCAAAGTTGAATATGAAAATAATAATACAGTACTAAAAATAACTACCAAATATGCAACTCCTGTTAAAATTACACTTTCAAAATAA
- a CDS encoding sulfite exporter TauE/SafE family protein → MPNPFNLIITLFATTLGAISGIGGGIIIKPIYDAFSTLDVSTISFMSGCTVLSMSIISLLKVKNSGIKLDKFKSSILAIGAAIGGIFGKTLFQTIKLYMENDKFIGSIQSFILILMTVYVFWFVKNKSKIAAKNIQNTVITSGIGFFLGMISSFLGIGGGPVNIAILSYFFNLNSKEATINSIYIIFFSQATNLLTTFITRTVPIYNSNTLLLMISGGIFGGLIGSSLVKKLSNHEIDKIFLYVLTLILFISSYNFTKFTFLSN, encoded by the coding sequence ATGCCAAATCCATTTAACCTAATTATTACTTTATTTGCTACTACTTTAGGAGCAATTAGTGGAATAGGTGGCGGAATAATAATAAAACCTATATATGATGCTTTCTCAACATTAGATGTGTCTACTATCAGTTTTATGTCTGGTTGTACAGTTTTATCTATGAGCATTATCTCTTTACTAAAAGTTAAAAATAGTGGAATTAAATTAGATAAATTTAAAAGTAGCATACTAGCTATAGGAGCTGCAATTGGTGGTATTTTTGGAAAAACTTTATTTCAAACAATAAAATTATACATGGAAAATGATAAGTTTATAGGTAGTATTCAATCCTTTATCTTAATATTAATGACTGTATACGTTTTTTGGTTTGTAAAGAACAAGAGTAAAATCGCTGCTAAAAATATTCAAAATACAGTTATTACTTCAGGTATTGGTTTTTTTCTTGGAATGATTTCAAGCTTTCTAGGTATTGGGGGTGGACCTGTTAATATTGCAATTTTATCTTATTTCTTCAATTTAAACTCAAAAGAAGCTACAATTAATTCTATTTATATAATTTTTTTCTCTCAAGCAACTAATTTACTAACTACATTTATTACTCGTACTGTACCAATATACAATTCAAACACATTATTATTAATGATAAGTGGTGGAATATTTGGTGGACTTATAGGAAGCTCTCTTGTAAAAAAATTATCTAATCATGAAATAGATAAGATTTTCCTATATGTTTTAACTCTTATTTTATTTATTTCATCTTATAATTTTACAAAATTTACTTTCTTAAGTAATTAA
- a CDS encoding TIGR03905 family TSCPD domain-containing protein, with protein MKYYKTEKICAKEIGIEIENNKIINIDFQGGCDGNTQGLESLLIGLDKEEVIKRLKGINCQNRGTSCPDQLAQILENIQ; from the coding sequence ATGAAATATTATAAAACAGAAAAAATATGTGCTAAGGAAATTGGCATTGAAATTGAAAATAATAAAATAATAAACATTGATTTTCAAGGTGGTTGTGATGGTAATACCCAAGGATTAGAAAGTCTGTTAATTGGTTTAGATAAGGAAGAAGTAATTAAGCGTTTAAAAGGAATTAATTGTCAAAATAGAGGAACTTCTTGTCCTGATCAACTAGCTCAAATATTAGAAAATATTCAATAA
- a CDS encoding AbgT family transporter, with amino-acid sequence MSAKIKKEGWILKALDKVEKIGNGLPHPTTMFIIFTILLILLSWLAEKNGLKVSYEVYDPITKHLTLKETAAVSLLSKNSIRFMYTSIITNFTNFIALGTVFTIIMGVGVADGSGFMSAVLKKIVAITPKRAVTATVIFLGIMSNVASSTGYVMLVPLGAILFMSFGRHPIAGMAATFAGVSGGWSANLLIGTNDPVFAGMSTEAARMIDPSYTVLPTGNWYFMIASTFLITFIGTIVTEKIIEPRLGTYIPDEKIQVNDISKDEKRGMKFALISLVVFFIVVGCLILPTNGILRNPQTGELLRSPFMSGIVFLMSLFFMIPGIFYGIGAGSIKSDKDIIDLMTKSITNLSGFMVLVFFAAQFVVFFNYSNLGIILSVKGAEFLKNTGFVGIPLIIVFIIMTAIINIFIAVDSAKWAIMAPIFVPMFMRIGFSPELTQAAYRVGDSCTNVIAPLMPFFPLIVAFAQKYDKKSGVGTLISLMIPYSIAFLIGWIILLIIWYLFAIPLGIGGTLIYTI; translated from the coding sequence ATGTCTGCAAAAATTAAAAAAGAAGGTTGGATATTAAAAGCTCTTGATAAAGTCGAAAAAATAGGTAATGGACTTCCACATCCAACAACAATGTTTATTATCTTTACCATTTTGTTAATACTTTTATCATGGCTAGCGGAAAAAAATGGACTCAAAGTGTCTTATGAAGTTTATGATCCAATAACTAAACACCTAACATTAAAAGAAACAGCTGCTGTAAGTTTACTATCAAAGAATAGTATACGTTTTATGTATACTTCTATTATTACCAATTTTACTAACTTTATTGCATTGGGAACTGTTTTTACTATCATTATGGGAGTTGGAGTTGCTGATGGTAGTGGATTTATGAGTGCTGTCTTAAAAAAAATAGTAGCAATTACCCCCAAACGAGCAGTAACAGCTACAGTTATTTTTTTAGGGATAATGTCCAATGTAGCCTCTTCAACTGGTTATGTAATGCTAGTTCCCCTTGGTGCTATATTATTTATGAGTTTTGGAAGACATCCAATAGCCGGAATGGCAGCTACCTTTGCGGGTGTTTCAGGTGGATGGAGTGCTAATCTTTTAATAGGAACTAATGATCCTGTGTTTGCTGGGATGTCAACTGAAGCTGCTAGAATGATTGATCCATCATATACTGTATTACCAACAGGAAATTGGTATTTTATGATCGCTTCAACTTTTTTAATTACTTTCATTGGAACTATTGTAACAGAAAAAATTATAGAACCTAGATTAGGGACATACATTCCAGATGAAAAAATACAAGTTAATGACATTTCAAAAGATGAAAAAAGAGGAATGAAATTTGCATTAATTAGTCTAGTTGTTTTTTTCATAGTTGTAGGATGTTTAATTTTACCAACAAACGGAATTCTTAGGAATCCACAAACAGGTGAACTATTACGTTCTCCATTTATGAGCGGAATTGTTTTCTTAATGTCTCTATTTTTTATGATTCCAGGAATATTTTATGGAATAGGTGCTGGATCTATAAAATCTGATAAAGATATTATTGACTTAATGACTAAATCTATTACCAATTTATCCGGTTTCATGGTTCTAGTATTTTTTGCGGCTCAATTTGTTGTATTCTTTAACTATTCAAATTTAGGAATTATTCTATCAGTAAAAGGAGCAGAATTTTTAAAAAATACTGGATTTGTAGGTATTCCTTTAATAATTGTATTTATTATTATGACAGCTATTATAAATATTTTTATTGCGGTAGACTCTGCAAAATGGGCAATTATGGCTCCTATATTTGTCCCTATGTTTATGAGAATAGGATTTTCACCTGAATTAACACAAGCAGCATATAGAGTTGGTGATTCATGTACAAACGTTATAGCTCCTTTAATGCCATTTTTCCCTCTAATTGTTGCATTTGCACAAAAATATGATAAAAAAAGTGGTGTAGGTACATTAATTTCATTGATGATTCCATATTCTATAGCATTTTTAATTGGTTGGATTATATTACTAATAATATGGTATTTGTTTGCGATTCCTCTTGGTATTGGCGGAACATTAATTTATACTATATAA
- the dpaL gene encoding diaminopropionate ammonia-lyase, translating to MELLKWVHNNKSRDRNYKKEKLVGFEEKEMKEVYDFHKSLPGYKATPLVELDNLAKYYGVKKVWLKDESKRFGLNAFKVLGGSYAIGKYLSQKLGKDMSELPFNVLISDEIKKQLGDVTFVTATDGNHGRGVAWVANKLRQKSVVYMPKGSAQMRFDAIAREGADVTITDLNYDDAVRLANKGAQEHGWIMVQDTAWDGYEEIPLWIMQGYSTIINEIVEQLEATKEEKPTHVFLQAGVGSFAGAVQGYLAHLYGDDRPITIICEPHGANCIYKSMEANDGKPHNVTGDLTTIMAGLACGEPNTISWKILRDNSDFSVSCDDQVAARGMRILSSPLGTDTRVISGESGAVGLGLFSILAEKKEEYAELMKELKIDENSRILCISTEGDTDVEGYKNVVWNGAHPNK from the coding sequence ATGGAACTATTAAAATGGGTACATAATAATAAAAGTAGAGATAGAAACTACAAAAAAGAAAAATTAGTAGGTTTTGAAGAAAAAGAAATGAAGGAAGTATATGATTTTCATAAAAGTCTTCCTGGATATAAAGCTACTCCATTAGTAGAATTAGATAACTTAGCAAAATATTATGGTGTAAAAAAAGTATGGTTAAAAGATGAATCTAAAAGATTTGGATTAAATGCTTTTAAAGTACTAGGTGGTTCTTACGCAATCGGAAAATATCTTAGTCAAAAATTAGGAAAAGATATGAGTGAACTTCCATTTAATGTATTGATATCTGATGAGATAAAAAAACAATTAGGAGATGTAACATTTGTTACTGCTACTGATGGTAACCACGGTAGAGGTGTAGCATGGGTTGCAAATAAATTAAGACAAAAATCAGTTGTATATATGCCAAAAGGATCTGCACAAATGAGATTTGATGCAATAGCAAGAGAAGGAGCAGACGTAACAATAACAGATTTAAACTATGATGATGCTGTTAGACTTGCTAATAAAGGAGCTCAAGAGCACGGTTGGATAATGGTTCAAGATACAGCTTGGGATGGATATGAAGAAATACCTCTATGGATAATGCAAGGATATTCTACAATTATAAATGAAATAGTTGAACAATTAGAAGCTACAAAAGAAGAAAAACCAACACACGTATTTTTACAAGCAGGAGTTGGATCATTTGCTGGAGCTGTTCAAGGATATTTAGCACATCTATATGGTGATGATAGACCTATTACAATAATTTGTGAGCCTCATGGAGCAAATTGTATATATAAATCAATGGAAGCAAATGACGGGAAACCTCATAATGTAACTGGAGATCTAACAACAATAATGGCAGGACTTGCATGTGGAGAACCAAATACAATAAGCTGGAAAATCTTAAGAGATAATTCTGATTTTTCTGTATCATGTGATGATCAAGTAGCTGCAAGAGGAATGAGAATATTATCTTCGCCTCTAGGAACAGATACAAGAGTTATATCTGGAGAATCTGGTGCAGTTGGACTAGGATTATTTTCAATACTTGCAGAGAAAAAAGAAGAGTATGCTGAATTAATGAAAGAATTAAAAATTGATGAAAATTCAAGAATCCTTTGCATCAGTACTGAAGGAGATACAGATGTAGAAGGATATAAAAATGTAGTGTGGAATGGAGCACACCCTAACAAATAG